The DNA sequence tatttttcttataagcttcttcaaaaacattGGTTGAATGTAAAGTTttaaatcatcatcataagaaaaatcattCCTACCgttcaaaaataattctGGATATGATACGTTAATGATGATTTGCTTGGAGTCAACTGCATACGCATGAACTTGGGAGAGCAGTACGCTTTTCCCCACACCAGGCTCTCCAGTgattataaattttttaacaGGATGAGAAACtagtttcttcaaaaaccTATTCGTTGCATCTTCACGAACTAAACAAACCggtttttgaaaaagttcattgaattgagattttttgaaggaacCCAAGTGATGAAGAGACTTGTACTGTTTGTTGGAGTACGATACTACCTTATTCAAAGTCTTGGAAATGTTCTCGAAGTTGAAAATAGGTAATGCCAAAGGGACGGCCGTCTGTTGTAATTGAGCAGTGTGCGTGGTGTCTGTCCagtttttatataatgaaCCGGGAGTGATCCTCTTGGCGGATGAGTAAGACGACACAGAGgatgattttttggaaaaccCTTGAGTTTTACCTTTTGGTGCCGGTTTAGCAGCCTGGAGGGATCGAGCAGTGGTGAACAGCCTTTGTCCCACGAATTTGGAAGACGAAGTACGTAGCATTATTCAGATACGTAGGTCACGCAGCTTGTACTTGTTCTCTCGCTAGTGTTTCCTCTTAAAATATAGAAGttaatgtatatatatcttgtatataatactacttgatgattttctttttctttttcttccgtTTTGTAAGGAAGACCCGGAAAATATGGTGTTCCATaggataaagaaaaagaggcaCACATATCACGTATGTGCAAGCTAGTCGAGCAGAATAGGTTCATTAGAGACCAATCTTGCAATATCATCGTTCAGTTCTGTTTCCAAGTTAAAATCCGAGTAGTAATGTAGCGGGATCAATGGCGAGATATCGTGGACAGTGGGTGTGAGGTTCCCACCTGACCAGCTTCGGAATATGTGTTGTGCCGTGATGGGGGTATCGAAGACGGTATATGTAATGATGGTATCGTTCTTGGAATAGTTGTTTCTTTCAGAGAAGTATATGTCGTAGATTTCGTTGGGACTCAGCGTGATAAATACATAATTACGCAAATGAGAAAAGCAGCTcgatttattatttgattgCGGGAAGTTGTCAAGGACAATCCTCAAAGTAGAGCAATCGTAATATGAATGGTGCGAAACATCTTCTTGGTCTTGTCTGTCCAGATGTTTCCAGTCACCATAGGGCAGATTGAAATGTTTCAGTTTCCTGAGTAGCTCACCATGGCGTTGAATTTGCGATACGTCAACATGTGGTGAGGAAGTTGTTGCCGTACCTGATTCAGATTTTTCCAGCTTTTGTATGAgtctatttctttcaacatCATTTGTTTTCCGTAGGAAGTCGATTAGCCAGCGGTCGTAATGGGGCCTCACGTCTACATTAGTGAGGATACTGGTTGCCGTCGATAGCAAGTGGAATTTGTGTATGATCGATGGATCATTCGGGTGTTTGTCCGGATGATACTTCAAGGCAAGGGATCTGTATTTGCGTTTGATTTGGGGCAGATCATCGTAAATAGTATGAGCATCCAGAGGGGTGGGCAATTCTAGCACGTCGTATAGATTCAAACGTTGATTTATTACGTCTTCCAGTTCGTGCCCTGGCATAGTCGCGGCGAGGTTTATAGTATGGCGATGGCCTTgctttttgattttcttttttatcttctaatGCATTGCAAGATAATATGcaagaaaaacaaagaaaagaaaatagaaagtTATGCGGCTggcatatatatatatatatatatatatatatatgtttgtGTCCCTGTGTGTGTGGGTATGTATGTGTATATAAATGGATATATGAATGTATGCAAATGTAGTTATATATTTAGGGGCATTCAGTTGGCCCACCTCTCTACCATTTCATTCATCCATTGCGGGCCCTGTAACTGAATGATCTTGGGTAGCTCGTCCAGCCCTTCCAGCAGGCCATCTTCGTTGACAATTGCGGACTCCATGAACCCGTTCAGCAGcttcaaaatgaaaagacaGTTTGGATACACGATGCATTGCGAATAGGGAGGGTTGCACCAGTACTCCAGGTATTTCAAGTAGTTTTTGAAGTTCGGAGACTTCCATATCTGTTGTTGAGTGAGCAAGTACGTTACGTATTGGATGTTTGCCAGTGACTGGACAAATTCGAGCTCCACTTCGAACCTCGTGGGGAGAGGATTTTGGTCCGAGGGAGGTGTCGCTGGTGCGTTGCCACTAGTGTTTGACATGCTGGGCGGAGCTTGGTACGACTTTACCGTCTTCTGAGTAACTACAAGTTTTGGGCTtacttttccaatttttttccctcttttctttttcttttttcagttcCCTTAAGAACACGTTAGCGGGAAACCGTGAAATAAAATACAAGAGGCACAGTTCGAAAAAGCCAAAGGGAAAACGTTAAATTCACTCAAACCAGCTACAAAAGCAGGGCATATTACATCAATGCCTAGCAAATTGTTTAACGCTATACACCTACTGGTGTGCCCGTTGACGGTACTGGTAGGATACCTCATAAACGCGTATGGCTACGGCGCGGCGCTGCAAGCAACGCTGAATAAGGACGGTCTGGTAAACGCTATGTTCGTGAAGAAAGGGTGGTTCTGGACTTCCTTGGTCGGATGGTGGTGCATCATACGGTATCGTGCGGTGCCGGGAGCAACCGGTAGAGACCGAAGACACATTGTCCAGTCATTCAAAAGGTACGCCATACTTACAGTGTGGTGGTACATATTCACACAGGGTATATGGTTTGGCGTAGGTCCCATCATGGACTTGGTATTTGTATATACGGGTGGCCATTGCCACTACGACGTATTTGATGACGCAGGTCACGTGAACGAAAACTTCCAGGGCTCGGGCACCCGGACCCAGCGCGCGTTGGCGCTCATTCACAACGTCCTCACATTGCACGGCACCGACCAAGAGCACCACCAGCAGCAACTTTGGGACCGCTCGATGGAGTCAATCCAGGGCGCTCTGCAGGCGACGGGGCCGAAAAACGCCGAAAACGTAACGGCCAGCGCTGCCGCTGGCATCAATGCTTTTATCCATGACCAGATGCACAGGTGGCAGGGTCCGCTTACCACTTCAGCACAATGTAGACGTTTCGGAGGCCATTGGGCAGGAGGACACGATCCATCTGGGCACGTGTTTTTGGCTACCTTGATGTGCATGTTTCTTCTAGGGGAACTTCGTGTGTTTGGGCGTCGCGCACTAGCTCATTTGTACGCCCAAAAATGGCAGCTTGTACGATTGGTGACCCGGCTCTTCGATACTGGACCGCTATGGACATGGCGGCGGTGTGGCGGCAACTCAATGAGCTGTGGCGCCCGTCTGTGGCGTGCGCTGGTTGAGCCGCCGGCCGCGTGCGCGGCCGCGCTGCTGCGTTTGACGCGATGTATTGCATGCGATCACCCAGTAGTGATATTGCTGATACTCTTGGTCACGTGGTTATGGCAGTTGCTGTTGACTGCGGTGGCGTCACGTTTCCACACCGTACGTGAGCACATGTCTGGATTGTTGGCTGCGTATATAGTGACGGGCGTTGTCTATGCTCGCGATGCAGCCGCGCTACGTTCACTATGACTCAAGAAAAGTTGGCGATAACCTACGGGCgactgaaaaaataacagcGACTTTTCCTCCCGGTAGCGGGCCGTCGTTTAGTCATTCTATCCCTCGGATTATAGACTGTGAATATTGCATATGCAATTTTGACTCaaattctttaaaaaaatgaaatatatatatgtatacgtttatatatatatatatacgtatatatactGTATATAcgaaaagtaaaaaaaaaaaaggtgatATTTCGCTCGTGCAAAAGCTAATGCCACAGCTTGTGTCTCGTGTAGTTTGCCTTGCTCCCCTTGATTGAAATAGTCTCCCTAAACTaaagctttttttattagcaAACAGAACCACCAAAACTAAAATCACGACCACATCTCGATATGAAAATCACGGAAAAGTTAGAACAGCATAGACAGACCTCTGGCAAACCCACGTACTCATTCGAGTACTTCGTCCCCAAGACTACACAAGGTGTACAGAATCTGTACGACCGGATGGACCGGATGTACGAGGCGTCTCTACCTCAGTTCATTGACATCACCTGGAATGCGGGCGGTGGACGTTTGTCTCATTTGTCAACGGACTTGGTTGCGACAGCGCAGTCTGTGCTCGGTCTGGAAACCTGCATGCACTTGACCTGCACTAATATGCCCGTCTCGATGATTGACGAGGCTTTAGAGAACGCTTACCACTCCGGGTGCCAGAATATCCTAGCTCTAAGAGGTGATCCTCCTAGGGATGCCGAAAACTGGACACCCGTTGAAGGGGGCTTTCAGTATGCCAAGGACTTGATCAAGTACATCAAGTCCAAGTACGGTGACCATTTCGCTATCGGGGTTGCCGGCTACCCGGAGTGCCATCCGGAGTTGCCCACTAAGGACGTCAAGCTTGATCTCGAGTATTTGAAACAGAAGATCGACGCCGGCGGCGACTTCATTATCACTCAGATGTTTTACGATGTTGACAATTTCATTAACTGGTGTTCTCAAGTTAGAGCTGCGGGCATGGACGTGCCCATTATTCCCGGGATCATGCCCATCACTACTTACGCGGCATTCTTAAGAAGGGCTCAATGGGGCCAAATCTCCATCCCGCAGCAGTTCTTGTCCCAACTGGACCCTATCAAGGATGATGACGAGTTGGTACGTGATATCGGAACTAATTTGATCGTGCAAATGTGCCAAAAACTGCTCAACAGTGGCTACATCTCGCACTTGCACATCTACACCATGAACTTGGAAAAGGCCCCCCTCATGATTTTGGAAAGGTTGAACATTCTCCCTACGGAATCCGAGTTCAATGCTCATCCATTGGCCGTGTTGCCTTGGAGGAAGTCTTTGAATCCGAAGCGTAAAAACGAGGAGGTCAGACCTATCTTCTGGAAGAGAAGACCTTACTCCTATGTCGCGAGAACCTCTCAATGGGCCGTCGACGAATTTCCCAACGGTAGATTTGGTGATTCATCTTCGCCCGCGTTCGGTGACTTGGATCTGTGCGGATCAGACTTGATCAGGCAATCCGCGAACAAATGTCTCGAATTATGGTCTACCCCTACTTCCATCAATGACATCGCCTTCTTGGTCATTAACTACTTGAATGGGAACTTGAAGTGTTTGCCCTGGAGTGATATTCCCATCAATGACGAAATTAACGCAATCAAAACTCACTTGATCGAGTTGAACAAGCACTCCATCATCACCATAAATTCTCAACCTCAAGTCAACGGCATTAGGTCCAATGACAAAATTCATGGTTGGGGGCCCAAGGATGGTTATGTTTATCAGAAGCAATATCTGGAATTTATGTTGCCCAAGACTAAGTTACCGAAGTTGATTGATACCTTGAAGAACAACGAGTTCTTGACCTACTTCGCCATCGACTCTCAAGGAGACCTACTAAGTAACCATCCAGACAACTCTAAATCCAATGCTGTCACTTGGGGGATTTTCCCCGGCAGAGAAATTCTTCAACCTACCATTGTCGAGAAAATATCCTTCTTGGCATGGAAGGAGGAATTCTATCATATCTTAAATGAATGGAAACTAAACATGAATAAATATGATAAACCACATAGTGCCCACTTCATTCAGTCCTTGATTGATGATTACTGCTTAGTCAATATTGTCGACAATGACTACATTTCTCCAGATGATCAAATCCATTCCATCCTACTAAGCCTATAATAACACAACAACGATAACAGTTCTTTAACAGAATTGCAATATCACCTCCCCTTTGCATTACATTCAACATTAcattgcatttttttttttattcattattattatggtttttctttttaccaCCTTTTGCTCCTTCCCTTTTCTGTTATTTTGCCATTCTTTCTTGACTAGCATTTCAACATGTGTTTGGTTAACACcttttacctttttttttttcaggacaaaattctttcatttcttctcaCACTTTCAACAAAGTCTTTTAAATGTACTTAAAAACAGTTCaacatcttcttccttcatttatttattctCTTCATATTCAACATACTCggaaaggaagaaaactaAAAGTACTCCCATTTTACACATGTATGTATACctatgtatatatatatatatgctcttatagatatatttacaagttaaggaaaaaagtaaaaataacCCCCCAGTTAAAAACTCAAAAGACGGCACCATCACTTATAAATAGTCTCGACTCGTGTTTTTGACACCAATTAGCTACTTTTCTCGCACTCTTGAATAAAACCCTTTTGTCAACAACACCGTTATTTCCAATCAGATACAATTCAAACGTGGGCGTTACCCATGCCATCCCTAACATATTAACTGACTCTTGTTCGAATGACGAATTCCCAATGATGTACTCATCCAATTCAGAAAAATCCATTCTTGTTTCGTTCATTTTCAAGTCTTC is a window from the Saccharomyces paradoxus chromosome VII, complete sequence genome containing:
- the CWC23 gene encoding U2-type spliceosomal complex subunit CWC23 (Component of a complex containing Cef1p~similar to YGL128C), with protein sequence MPGHELEDVINQRLNLYDVLELPTPLDAHTIYDDLPQIKRKYRSLALKYHPDKHPNDPSIIHKFHLLSTATSILTNVDVRPHYDRWLIDFLRKTNDVERNRLIQKLEKSESGTATTSSPHVDVSQIQRHGELLRKLKHFNLPYGDWKHLDRQDQEDVSHHSYYDCSTLRIVLDNFPQSNNKSSCFSHLRNYVFITLSPNEIYDIYFSERNNYSKNDTIITYTVFDTPITAQHIFRSWSGGNLTPTVHDISPLIPLHYYSDFNLETELNDDIARLVSNEPILLD
- the SOH1 gene encoding mediator complex subunit SOH1 (Subunit of the RNA polymerase II mediator complex~similar to YGL127C), whose amino-acid sequence is MSNTSGNAPATPPSDQNPLPTRFEVELEFVQSLANIQYVTYLLTQQQIWKSPNFKNYLKYLEYWCNPPYSQCIVYPNCLFILKLLNGFMESAIVNEDGLLEGLDELPKIIQLQGPQWMNEMVERWAN
- the SCS3 gene encoding Scs3p (Protein required for inositol prototrophy~similar to YGL126W), whose amino-acid sequence is MPSKLFNAIHLLVCPLTVLVGYLINAYGYGAALQATLNKDGLVNAMFVKKGWFWTSLVGWWCIIRYRAVPGATGRDRRHIVQSFKRYAILTVWWYIFTQGIWFGVGPIMDLVFVYTGGHCHYDVFDDAGHVNENFQGSGTRTQRALALIHNVLTLHGTDQEHHQQQLWDRSMESIQGALQATGPKNAENVTASAAAGINAFIHDQMHRWQGPLTTSAQCRRFGGHWAGGHDPSGHVFLATLMCMFLLGELRVFGRRALAHLYAQKWQLVRLVTRLFDTGPLWTWRRCGGNSMSCGARLWRALVEPPAACAAALLRLTRCIACDHPVVILLILLVTWLWQLLLTAVASRFHTVREHMSGLLAAYIVTGVVYARDAAALRSL
- the MET13 gene encoding methylenetetrahydrofolate reductase (NAD(P)H) MET13 (Major isozyme of methylenetetrahydrofolate reductase~similar to YGL125W) — protein: MKITEKLEQHRQTSGKPTYSFEYFVPKTTQGVQNLYDRMDRMYEASLPQFIDITWNAGGGRLSHLSTDLVATAQSVLGLETCMHLTCTNMPVSMIDEALENAYHSGCQNILALRGDPPRDAENWTPVEGGFQYAKDLIKYIKSKYGDHFAIGVAGYPECHPELPTKDVKLDLEYLKQKIDAGGDFIITQMFYDVDNFINWCSQVRAAGMDVPIIPGIMPITTYAAFLRRAQWGQISIPQQFLSQLDPIKDDDELVRDIGTNLIVQMCQKLLNSGYISHLHIYTMNLEKAPLMILERLNILPTESEFNAHPLAVLPWRKSLNPKRKNEEVRPIFWKRRPYSYVARTSQWAVDEFPNGRFGDSSSPAFGDLDLCGSDLIRQSANKCLELWSTPTSINDIAFLVINYLNGNLKCLPWSDIPINDEINAIKTHLIELNKHSIITINSQPQVNGIRSNDKIHGWGPKDGYVYQKQYLEFMLPKTKLPKLIDTLKNNEFLTYFAIDSQGDLLSNHPDNSKSNAVTWGIFPGREILQPTIVEKISFLAWKEEFYHILNEWKLNMNKYDKPHSAHFIQSLIDDYCLVNIVDNDYISPDDQIHSILLSL